A part of Syngnathus acus chromosome 20, fSynAcu1.2, whole genome shotgun sequence genomic DNA contains:
- the arfgef1 gene encoding brefeldin A-inhibited guanine nucleotide-exchange protein 1 isoform X2, whose amino-acid sequence MFEGKKTKNMFLTRALEKILADKEVKKAHHSQLRKACEVALEEIKEESGKLSPPSGDGKSGSATLPPVKSKTNFIEADKYFLPFELACQSKCPRIVITSLDCLQKLIAYGHLTGSAPDSTAPGKKLIDRIIETICACFQGPQTDEGVQLQIIKALLTAVTSQHIEIHEGTVLQAVRTCYNIYLASKNLINQTTAKATLTQMLNVIFARMENQALQEAKQLERERLRQHAEPDSPQIHTPPKAPTREANGPITTPSITAPSTPTSPSTPAPQADDEGGGGSSSRSSPRECRPVYESPDPENGSDFCMAENEQTEADQAAAEQNAAGDEDEEEEENLVGPNYEEKAQEIVQSILQEVVNTVAGGNCLDPTHLCTDAKEPPGEGEHTEVDAGPPEAVPQAAQNSLEDESTLASDGEHVHANGIPGTPISASFAPSLPDDRLSLSSTDTQESGATPGQPPGAKFSHILQKDAFLVFRSLCKLSMKPLSDGPPDPKSHELRSKVLSLQLLLSILQNAGPIFKTNEMFINAIKQYLCVALSKNGVSSVPEVFELSLSIFLTLLSHFKTHLKMQIEVFFKEIFLYILETSTSSYDHKWMVIQTLTRICADAQSVVDIYVNYDCDLNAANIFERLVNDLSKIAQGRGGHELGTTPPQELTLRKKGLECLVSILKCMVEWSKDQYVNPNSQTSLGQEKPSEQESSETRAPESINRYGSINSLDSTASSGIGSYSTQMSGTDNPEQFEVLKQQKEIIEQGIDLFNKKPKRGIQYLQEQGMLGTTPEDLAQFLHQEERLDSTQVGEFLGDNERFNKEVMYAYVDQMDFQGKDFVSALRMFLEGFRLPGEAQKIDRLMEKFAARYLECNQGQTLFASADTAYVLAYSIIMLTTDLHSPQVKNKMTKEQYIKMNRGINDSKDLPEEYLSAIYDEIAGKKIAMKETKELTIKSSKQSVASEKQRRLLYNVEMEQMAKTAKALMEAVSHVQAPFTSATHLEHVRPMFKLAWTPFLAAFSVGLQDCDDTDVASLCLEGIRCAIRIACIFSIQLERDAYVQALARFTLLTASSGISEMKQKNIDTIKTLITVAHTDGNYLGNSWHEIMKCISQLELAQLIGTGVKARYISGTVRGKEGIMASTREQSNDEYLGLVGGTVDRKQIASIQESIGETSSQSVVVAVDRIFTGSTRLDGNAIVDFVRWLCAVSMDELASPTHPRMFSLQKIVEISYYNMGRIRLQWSRIWEVIGDHFNKVGCNSNEDVAIFAVDSLRQLSMKFLEKGELANFRFQKDFLRPFEHIMKKNRSPTIRDMVVRCIAQMVNSQAANIRSGWKNIFSVFHLAASDQDESIVELAFQTTGHIVTNVFEKHFAATIDSFQDAVKCLSEFACNAAFPDTSMEAIRLIRHCAKYVSGRPQAFKDYTSDDMNVAPEDRVWVRGWFPILFELSCIINRCKLDVRTRGLTVMFEVMKTYGHTFEKHWWQDLFRIVFRIFDNMKLPEQQTEKAEWMTTTCNHALYAICDVFTQYFESLSDVLLDDILAQLYWCVQQDNEQLARSGTNCLENVVILNGEKFSAETWDKTCNCMLDIFKTTIPHALLTWRPAEGEHFDKQLDSISLKSLDDQRSVGSVESRRQSQQSGVTSTPGEDAARGRNSIRVQEQRLFAALLIKCVVQLELIQTIDNIVFFPATSKKEDAENFAAAQRDAACASDVAAEAPDQGMFRYLTSQQLFKLLDCLMESHRFAKSFNSNNEQRTLLWKAGFKGKSKPNLLKQETGSLACGLRILFRMYTDETRRDAWEEVERRLLDVCGEAVAYFLALTSESHREAWTNLLLLFLTKVLKINDQRFKAHASRYYPLLCEIMQLDLIPELRAVLRKFYLRIGSVFGIAPEPQPRPALLENCANPKAAEEAQ is encoded by the exons ATGTTTGAGGGCAAAAAGACGAAAAACATGTTCCTCACCAGAGCTTTGGAGAAGATTTTAGCTGACAAGGAGGTGAAGAAAGCCCACCACTCCCAGCTTCGCAAAGCCTGCGAAGTGGCACTCG aggAAATCAAAGAGGAGTCGGGGAAATTAAG CCCGCCCAGCGGAGATGGAAAATCGGGTTCGGCCACTTTGCCGCCAGTCAAATCCAAGACCAACTTCATCGAAGCCGACAAGTACTTCTTGCCGTTCGAGCTGGCATGCCAGTCCAAATGTCCCCGCATCGTCATCACCTCGCTCGACTGTTTACAG AAGCTGATTGCGTACGGCCACCTGACTGGCAGTGCGCCGGACAGCACAGCCCCGGGCAAGAAGCTCATCGACCGCATCATCGAGACCATCTGCGCCTGCTTTCAGGGCCCGCAGACGGACGAGGGAGTGCAGCTGCAAATCATCAAG GCGCTGCTGACGGCGGTGACGTCGCAGCACATCGAGATACACGAGGGCACCGTGCTGCAGGCCGTGCGCACCTGCTACAACATCTACCTGGCCAGCAAGAACCTCATCAACCAGACCACCGCCAAGGCCACACTGACGCAGATGCTCAACGTTATCTTCGCCCGCATGGAGAACCAAGCA TTGCAGGAGGCAAAACAGCTGGAACGAGAGCGGCTCCGGCAGCACGCCGAACCGGACTCGCCTCAAATCCACACGCCGCCCAAGGCTCCCACCCGGGAGGCCAACGGTCCCATCACCACCCCGAGCATCACCGCCCCATCCACCCCGACATCGCCTTCCACGCCGGCGCCACAGGCCGACGATGAGGGCGGAGGCGGGAGCAGCAGCCGCTCTTCGCCCAGAGAGTGCCGGCCCGTCTACGAGAGCCCCGATCCGGAAAACGGCTCCGACTTCTGCATGGCGGAGAACGAACAGACGGAGGCCGACCAAGCCGCAGCGGAACAGA atgcAGCAGGcgatgaggatgaggaggaggaggagaatctAGTAGGGCCTAATTATGAGGAGAAAGCCCAGGAGATCGTGCAGAGCATCCTGCAGGAGGTGGTCAACACTGTGGCAGGAG GTAACTGCCTGGACCCAACCCACCTCTGCACGGACGCCAAAGAGCCGCCAGGCgagggcgagcacacagaggTGGATGCGGGCCCACCCGAGGCAGTCCCACAGGCTGCCCAGAACTCGCTGGAGGACGAGAGCACGCTGGCGAGCGATGGCGAGCACGTTCACGCCAACGGCATCCCCGGCACGCCCATCTCGGCTAGCTTTGCGCCGTCGCTGCCTGATGACAGGCTGTCCCTCTCGTCCACTGACACTCAG GAATCGGGAGCGACGCCGGGACAGCCGCCGGGTGCCAAGTTCTCTCACATCCTCCAGAAAGATGCCTTCCTGGTTTTTCGCTCGCTCTGCAAGCTGTCCATGAAACCTCTGTCGGACGGCCCGCCCGACCCAAA GTCTCACGAGCTGCGCTCCAAGGTGCTGtcgctgcagctgctgctgtccATCCTGCAGAACGCCGGGCCCATCTTCAAGACCAACGAGATGTTCATCAATGCCATCAAGCAGTACCTGTGCGTGGCGCTCTCTAAGAACGGCGTGTCGTCCGTGCCTGAGGTCTTCGAGCTGTCACTGTCCATCTTCCTCACGCTGCTCTCGCACTTTAAGACGCACCTCAAGATGCAAATCGAG GTTTTCTTCAAGGAGATTTTCCTCTACATCCTGGAGACTTCCACGAGCTCTTACGACCACAAGTGGATGGTCATCCAGACCCTCACCAGAATATGTGCAG ACGCTCAGAGCGTGGTGGACATCTACGTCAACTACGACTGTGACTTGAACGCCGCCAACATCTTCGAGAGGCTCGTCAACGACCTCTCAAAAATAGCGCAGGGACGCGGCGGCCATGAGCTGGGCACCACGCCCCCGCAG GAGCTGACCTTGCGAAAAAAAGGCCTCGAATGCCTCGTgtccattttgaaatgtatggTGGAGTGGAGCAAGGACCAGTACGTCAACCCCAACTCCCAAACGAGCCTTG GCCAAGAGAAGCCGTCGGAGCAGGAGAGCAGCGAGACTCGGGCCCCCGAGAGCATCAACCGCTACGGCAGCATCAACTCGCTGGACTCCACCGCCTCGTCGGGCATCGGCAGCTACAGCACACAGATGTCCGGCACGGATAACCCCGAGCAGTTTGAGGTCCTCAAGCAGCAGAAGGAGATCATCGAGCAGGGCATTGACCT TTTCAACAAGAAACCAAAGAGGGGCATCCAGTACCTTCAAGAGCAAGGCATGCTGGGTACAACCCCAGAGGACCTGGCTCAGTTCCTGCACCAAGAGGAGCGCCTTGATTCA ACTCAAGTTGGGGAGTTTCTCGGTGATAACGAGCGCTTCAACAAGGAGGTGATGTACGCCTATGTGGATCAAATGGACTTCCAAGGCAAAGACTTTGTGTCGGCGCTGAGGATGTTCCTGGAGGGCTTCCGGCTGCCCGGCGAGGCTCAGAAGATCGACCGGCTCATGGAGAAATTCGCCGCCAGATACCTCGAATGCAATCAGGG GCAAACCCTCTTTGCCAGCGCAGACACCGCCTACGTACTTGCCTACTCCATCATTATGCTGACGACAGACCTTCACAGTCCACAA GTGAAGAACAAAATGACCAAGGAGCAGTACATCAAGATGAACCGCGGCATCAACGACAGCAAGGATCTGCCCGAGGAGTACCTGTCGGCCATCTATGACGAGATCGCTGGCAAGAAGATAGCCATGAAGGAGACCAAGGAGCTTACCATCAAGTCCAGCAAGCAGA GCGTGGCCAGTGAGAAGCAGCGGCGTCTGCTGTACAACGTGGAGATGGAGCAGATGGCCAAGACGGCAAAAGCTCTGATGGAGGCCGTCAGCCACGTGCAGGCGCCCTTCACTAGCGCCACCCACCTGGAGCACGTGCGGCCCATGTTCAAG CTGGCGTGGACGCCCTTCCTGGCCGCCTTCAGCGTGGGCCTCCAGGACTGTGACGACACCGACGTGGCCTCGCTGTGTCTGGAAGGGATCCGCTGCGCCATCAGAATAGCGTGCATCTTCTCCATACAG tTGGAGAGGGACGCCTACGTGCAAGCACTGGCCAGGTTCACGCTGCTTACCGCCAGCTCGGGCATTTCCGAAATGAAGCAGAAGAACATCGATACCATCAAGACACTCATCACGGTGGCACACACTGACGGAAACTACCTGGGCAACTCCTGGCACGAG atCATGAAGTGCATCAGTCAGCTGGAGCTGGCGCAGCTCATCGGCACAGGCGTGAAAGCGCGCTACATTTCGGGGACTGTGCGCGGCAAGGAGGGCATCATGGCCAGCACTAGGGAGCAGAGCAACGACGAGTACCTGGGCCTGG TTGGCGGCACGGTGGATCGCAAGCAGATCGCCAGCATCCAGGAATCCATTGGCGAGACCAGCTCTCAGTCTGTGGTGGTGGCTGTGGACAg gaTATTCACAGGATCGACCAGACTTGATGGCAATGCAATAG TGGATTTTGTGCGCTGGCTGTGCGCCGTGTCCATGGATGAGCTGGCCTCGCCCACGCACCCGCGCATGTTCAGCCTGCAGAAGATCGTGGAGATCTCCTACTACAACATGGGACGTATCCGACTACAGTGGTCCAGGATCTGGGAAGTCATTGGGGACCACTTCAACAAG GTGGGCTGCAACTCCAATGAAGACGTGGCCATTTTTGCCGTGGACTCACTCCGGCAACTGTCCATGAAGTTCCTGGAGAAGGGCGAGCTGGCCAACTTCCGCTTTCAGAAGGATTTTCTGAGGCCCTTCGAGCACATCATGAAGAAGAACAG ATCTCCTACCATCAGGGACATGGTGGTGCGCTGCATCGCCCAGATGGTCAACTCCCAGGCGGCCAACATCCGCTCGGGCTGGAAGAACATCTTCTCCGTCTTCCACCTGGCGGCGTCCGACCAGGACGAGAGCATCGTGGAGCTGGCCTTTCAGACCACGGGACACATCGTCA CGAATGTATTCGAGAAGCACTTTGCGGCCACCATCGATTCCTTCCAGGACGCCGTCAAGTGCCTGTCGGAGTTCGCGTGCAACGCCGCCTTTCCTGACACCAGCATGGAAGCCATCCGCCTCATCCGACACTGCGCCAAATACGTCTCGGGGAGGCCACAG GCCTTCAAAGACTACACCAGCGATGACATGAATGTAGCGCCAGAGGACCGCGTTTGGGTGCGAGGCTGGTTCCCCATCCTCTTCGAGCTGTCCTGCATCATCAACAGGTGCAAGCTGGATGTACGGACCAG GGGGTTGACGGTAATGTTTGAAGTGATGAAGACGTACGGGCACACTTTCGAGAAGCACTGGTGGCAAGACCTGTTCCGAATCGTCTTCAGAATCTTCGACAACATGAAGCTGCCCGAGCAGCAGACTGAG AAAGCAGAGTGGATGACCACCACCTGCAACCACGCACTTTACGCCATCTGTGACGTATTCACGCAGTACTTTGAGTCCCTCAGCGACGTGTTGCTGGATGACATTTTAGCTCAGCTCTACTGGTGTGTGCAGCAAG ACAACGAGCAGCTAGCCCGCTCGGGCACTAACTGCCTGGAGAACGTGGTCATCCTGAACGGCGAGAAATTCTCCGCCGAGACATGGGACAAGACGTGCAACTGCATGCTGGACATCTTCAAAACCACCATCCCGCACGC ACTGCTAACGTGGAGACCAGCAGAAGGCGAGCACTTCGACAAGCAGCTG GATTCTATTTCTCTGAAGTCCTTGGACGACCAGCGCTCTGTCGGCAGCGTGGAGAGCCGTCGCCAGAGCCAGCAGAGCGGCGTCACCTCCACCCCCGGCGAGGACGCCGCCAGGGGCAGAAACTCCATCA GGGTGCAGGAGCAGCGCTTGTTTGCCGCCTTGCTCATCAAGTGCGTGGTGCAGCTGGAGCTCATCCAGACTATCGACAACATCGTCTTCTTCCCCGCCACCAGCAAGAAGGAAGATGCTGAAAACTTTGCCGCAGCGCAG CGCGATGCGGCCTGCGCGTCAGACGTGGCGGCGGAGGCGCCAGACCAGGGTATGTTCCGCTACCTGACGTCACAGCAGCTCTTCAAGCTGCTGGACTGCCTGATGGAGTCGCACCGCTTCGCCAAGTCCTTCAACTCCAACAACGAGCAGAGGACGCTGCTGTGGAAAGCGG GGTTCAAAGGCAAGTCCAAGCCCAACCTGTTAAAGCAGGAGACGGGCAGCCTGGCGTGCGGCCTGCGCATCCTCTTCCGCATGTACACGGACGAAACGCGGCGGGACGCCTGGGAGGAAGTCGAGAGACGACTGTTAGA cGTGTGCGGCGAGGCAGTGGCCTACTTCTTGGCGTTGACCTCGGAGAGCCACAGGGAGGCCTGGACCAacctccttctcctcttcctcaccaAGGTTCTGAAGATCAACGACCAAAGG TTCAAGGCTCATGCATCACGGTACTACCCGCTGCTATGCGAGATCATGCAGTTGGACCTCATCCCGGAGCTGCGCGCCGTCCTGAGGAAATTTTACCTGCGGATCGGCTCAGTATTCGGCATCGCACCCGAGCCGCAACCCCGGCCGGCGCTATTAGAGAACTGCGCCAACCCAAAGGCGGCGGAGGAAGCTCAATAA